A DNA window from Ralstonia solanacearum K60 contains the following coding sequences:
- a CDS encoding sigma-54 interaction domain-containing protein has protein sequence MSLSETFADDRVVTTGRLPCPPALAGRADTDVIDAFDDAARLAAFVKPTAASTPDVDDVTDIADPDFGHLYGRSAVMRALYGQIGKVSGTLATVLIIGESGTGKELIARTVHDMSPRADQAFIAVNCGAISPNLIESELFGHERGSFTGAGQRHTGYFEHACNGTIFLDEITEMPVEMQVKLLRVLETGVFMRVGGTEPIQTRARIIAATNRNLQEAVADGTFREDLMYRLAVVPLHVPPLRDRAEDIEELAQHFLAQFNAAHQTDKTFSRAALSALRQHTWPGNVRELRNAVQRGYILGEKTVELSMPLTSPRSPARPTVKEGMLNVSVGVTLAEAQRVMILATLEHFQGDKRQAAKTLGVSLKTLYNRLDLYHNQSTEAVGLPA, from the coding sequence ATGTCCTTGAGCGAAACCTTCGCAGACGATCGCGTAGTCACCACCGGTCGCCTGCCTTGCCCCCCCGCACTGGCGGGCCGCGCCGACACCGACGTTATCGATGCGTTCGACGATGCCGCGCGCCTGGCCGCGTTCGTCAAGCCCACCGCCGCCTCGACGCCCGATGTCGACGATGTCACCGATATTGCCGACCCCGACTTCGGCCACCTGTACGGCCGTTCAGCGGTCATGCGAGCGCTGTACGGCCAGATCGGCAAGGTGTCCGGCACGCTGGCGACCGTGCTGATCATCGGGGAATCCGGCACCGGCAAGGAACTGATCGCCCGCACCGTGCACGACATGAGCCCGCGCGCGGACCAGGCCTTCATCGCCGTCAACTGCGGCGCGATCTCGCCCAACCTGATCGAATCGGAACTGTTCGGCCACGAGCGCGGCAGCTTCACCGGCGCGGGCCAGCGCCACACCGGCTATTTCGAGCACGCCTGCAACGGCACGATCTTCCTCGACGAGATCACCGAGATGCCGGTGGAGATGCAGGTCAAGCTGCTGCGCGTGCTGGAGACCGGCGTCTTCATGCGCGTGGGCGGCACGGAACCGATCCAGACCCGCGCGCGCATCATCGCCGCGACCAACCGCAACCTGCAGGAAGCCGTAGCCGACGGCACCTTCCGCGAAGACCTGATGTACCGGCTGGCGGTGGTACCGCTGCACGTGCCGCCACTGCGCGACCGCGCCGAGGACATCGAAGAACTGGCCCAGCATTTCCTGGCGCAGTTCAACGCCGCGCACCAGACCGACAAGACCTTCTCGCGCGCGGCCCTGTCGGCGCTGCGCCAGCACACCTGGCCGGGCAACGTGCGCGAGCTGCGCAACGCGGTACAGCGCGGCTACATCCTGGGCGAAAAGACCGTGGAGCTCTCCATGCCGTTGACGTCGCCGCGCAGCCCGGCACGCCCGACGGTGAAGGAGGGCATGCTCAATGTCTCGGTGGGCGTCACGCTGGCCGAAGCCCAGCGCGTCATGATCCTCGCCACGCTGGAGCACTTCCAGGGCGACAAGCGGCAGGCCGCCAAGACCCTCGGCGTCAGCCTCAAGACGCTCTACAACCGGCTCGACCTGTATCACAACCAGAGCACCGAGGCCGTCGGGCTGCCCGCATAA
- a CDS encoding peptide chain release factor 3, whose translation MSTLQQEIRRRRTFAIISHPDAGKTTLTEKLLWFGGAIQMAGAVRARKASRHATSDWMELEKQRGISVTSSVMQFPYRNDGGDYIVNLLDTPGHEDFSEDTYRTLTAVDSAVMVIDSVNGVEAQTIKLLNVCRLRSTPILTFINKLDREGRAPIELLDEIENVLQIQCAPMTWPIGMGKSFKGVYHLVNDTVQLFDPNADSEKGATAGMIQGLDNPELDRVLGSQAEELRIDIELVRGASHTFDKDLFLAGKQCPVYFGSAVNNFGVQSLLDALVGLSPEPLARETQTREVTPFEDRFTGFVFKIQANMDPKHRDRIAFVRVCSGRFERGMKLLQVSTGKTVAINNAITFMAQDRNTTEEAYAGDIIGVPNHGTIRLGDAFTEGETLKFTGIPSFAPEYFRRARLNNPLKTKQLQKGLQQLAEEGATQMFRPLASNDLVLGAVGTLQFDVVAHRLEHEYGVDAIFEPHECATARWLKGKPEDIDKLIDKAGHNVAVDGAGDYVYLAPSQVNLRLTQERFPDIQFMETREVV comes from the coding sequence GTGAGTACGCTGCAGCAGGAGATCCGGCGCCGCCGGACGTTCGCCATCATTTCCCACCCGGACGCGGGCAAGACCACGCTCACGGAAAAGCTGCTGTGGTTCGGCGGCGCAATCCAGATGGCCGGAGCCGTGCGCGCGCGCAAGGCCAGCCGCCACGCCACCTCCGACTGGATGGAGCTGGAGAAGCAGCGCGGCATTTCGGTCACCTCGTCGGTGATGCAATTCCCGTACCGCAACGACGGCGGCGATTACATCGTCAACCTGCTCGACACGCCGGGCCACGAAGACTTCTCCGAAGACACTTACCGCACGCTGACGGCGGTCGACTCCGCCGTCATGGTGATCGACTCGGTCAACGGCGTGGAAGCGCAGACCATCAAGCTGCTCAATGTCTGCCGCCTGCGCAGCACGCCCATCCTGACCTTCATCAACAAGCTCGACCGCGAGGGCCGCGCGCCCATCGAGCTGCTCGATGAGATCGAAAACGTGCTGCAGATCCAGTGCGCGCCGATGACCTGGCCGATCGGCATGGGCAAGTCGTTCAAGGGTGTCTACCACCTCGTCAACGACACGGTGCAACTGTTCGACCCGAACGCCGATTCGGAGAAGGGCGCCACCGCCGGGATGATCCAGGGCCTGGACAACCCGGAGTTGGACCGCGTGCTGGGCTCGCAGGCCGAAGAGCTGCGTATCGATATCGAACTGGTGCGCGGCGCTTCGCACACCTTCGACAAGGACCTCTTCCTCGCCGGCAAGCAGTGCCCGGTGTATTTCGGCTCGGCGGTCAACAACTTCGGCGTGCAGTCGTTGCTGGATGCGCTGGTCGGGCTGTCGCCGGAGCCGCTGGCGCGCGAGACGCAGACACGCGAGGTCACGCCGTTCGAAGACAGATTCACCGGCTTCGTCTTCAAGATCCAGGCCAACATGGACCCGAAGCACCGCGACCGCATCGCCTTCGTGCGCGTGTGCTCCGGCCGCTTCGAGCGCGGCATGAAGCTGCTGCAGGTGTCGACCGGCAAGACGGTCGCCATCAACAACGCCATCACCTTCATGGCGCAGGACCGCAACACGACCGAAGAGGCCTACGCCGGCGACATCATCGGCGTGCCCAATCACGGCACCATTCGCCTGGGCGATGCCTTTACCGAAGGCGAGACGCTCAAGTTCACGGGCATCCCCTCGTTCGCGCCGGAATACTTCCGCCGCGCGCGGCTGAACAATCCGCTCAAGACCAAGCAGCTGCAGAAGGGCCTGCAGCAGTTGGCCGAAGAGGGGGCCACGCAGATGTTCCGCCCGCTCGCGTCCAATGACCTGGTGCTGGGCGCGGTCGGTACGCTGCAGTTCGATGTGGTGGCGCACCGGCTGGAGCACGAGTACGGCGTGGATGCCATCTTCGAGCCGCACGAGTGCGCCACCGCCCGCTGGCTCAAGGGCAAGCCGGAAGACATCGACAAGCTGATCGACAAGGCCGGCCACAACGTGGCCGTCGACGGCGCCGGCGACTATGTCTACCTGGCGCCGAGCCAGGTGAACCTGCGGCTGACGCAGGAGCGTTTCCCGGACATCCAGTTCATGGAGACGCGGGAAGTGGTGTAA
- a CDS encoding YihY/virulence factor BrkB family protein, translating into MRLASLFIDRSMLKGAWFVLAGAVQQWSAHRAASKGAALSFYTLFSLAPVLVLVISIAGLFFGEQAARGEIFGQIQGLVGTQGAAAVEAVLAATRRSGHGLFAAVTAMGLLVVGATTVFSELKDSLDELWDVPSRQQAGLWGVLRSRLLSFSLILVLAFLLLVSLIVNAALAVVERFWGAMWMGSVFAVVADAVSMVFSFAVVALLFGTIFKMLPETRVAWRDVGLGAVVTALLFTLGKHLIGLYLGNSAVASSYGAAGSVVALMLWVYYSAQIFFFGALVTRQYALRFGSRQADSAGPAGQAALLNPALAAGAGNGARHGGR; encoded by the coding sequence ATGCGCTTGGCCTCGCTTTTCATCGACCGCTCCATGCTCAAGGGCGCCTGGTTCGTGCTCGCGGGTGCCGTGCAGCAGTGGTCGGCGCATCGCGCCGCCAGCAAGGGCGCGGCGCTCTCGTTCTATACGCTGTTTTCGCTGGCGCCGGTGCTGGTGCTGGTGATTTCCATCGCCGGCCTGTTCTTCGGCGAGCAGGCCGCGCGCGGCGAGATCTTTGGGCAGATCCAGGGCCTGGTCGGCACGCAGGGCGCCGCTGCCGTGGAGGCCGTGCTGGCGGCCACGCGGCGTTCGGGCCACGGCCTGTTCGCGGCGGTCACGGCGATGGGGCTGCTGGTGGTGGGCGCTACCACGGTCTTCTCCGAACTCAAGGACAGCCTGGACGAGCTCTGGGACGTGCCGTCCCGCCAGCAGGCCGGGCTATGGGGGGTGCTGCGCTCGCGGCTGCTGTCGTTCAGCCTGATCCTGGTGCTGGCGTTCTTGCTGCTGGTGTCGCTGATCGTCAACGCCGCACTGGCGGTGGTGGAGCGCTTCTGGGGCGCCATGTGGATGGGATCGGTCTTCGCCGTGGTGGCCGATGCAGTGTCGATGGTGTTCTCGTTTGCGGTGGTGGCGCTGCTGTTCGGCACCATCTTCAAGATGCTGCCCGAGACCCGCGTGGCCTGGCGCGATGTCGGGCTGGGGGCGGTGGTCACGGCACTGCTGTTCACGCTGGGCAAGCACCTGATCGGGCTGTACCTGGGCAACAGCGCGGTGGCGTCGTCGTACGGGGCGGCGGGTTCGGTGGTGGCGCTGATGCTGTGGGTCTATTACTCGGCGCAGATCTTCTTTTTCGGTGCGCTCGTCACGCGGCAGTACGCGTTGCGCTTCGGCAGCCGGCAGGCCGATTCGGCGGGGCCGGCCGGCCAGGCCGCGCTGCTCAATCCGGCGCTGGCCGCCGGCGCGGGCAACGGTGCGCGCCATGGCGGCCGGTAG
- a CDS encoding sigma-54-dependent transcriptional regulator has protein sequence MPHILIVEDDASARAALGELVSAEGFTTAQAGSLRDARIQISRHSPDAVLIDLVLPDGNGMDLLEDIPSHSGTEIIVMTGHASVETAVEALRMGAADYLVKPVNFQRLKSILARIPRPGDLKAEIGNLRGELRRLGLFGQMLGNSSAMQTLYDQVSRVAPTEATVLLIGESGTGKELAAQTIHDLSLRRKQPFLPVNCGAISPNLIESEMFGHERGSFTGADRQHKGYFERANGGTLFLDEITEMPVELQVKLLRVLETGVFMRVGTNREIDTDVRVIAATNRDPEEAVADGKLRADLYHRLNVFPLQLPPLRERGKDVELLAQHFLDQLNAHNNTKKTFLPQAMDTLRAYNWPGNVRELRNYVQRAYIMSDDTGISTEAVPLQVSTTQASSGSTLTIPVGTSLASADKKIILATLEQCGGVKKRAAELLGISLKTLYNRLEEYGNSNSNSNSNSNSNSNSNSNSNSNSNSNSEGENGKAQTTEA, from the coding sequence ATGCCACATATTCTGATTGTCGAAGACGATGCCAGCGCGCGCGCCGCGCTGGGCGAACTGGTCAGCGCCGAGGGCTTTACCACGGCCCAGGCGGGCTCGCTGCGCGACGCGCGCATCCAGATCTCGCGCCACAGCCCGGACGCCGTGCTGATCGACCTGGTCCTGCCGGACGGCAACGGCATGGACCTGCTGGAAGACATCCCCTCGCATTCCGGCACCGAGATTATCGTCATGACCGGCCATGCCAGCGTGGAAACGGCGGTGGAAGCGCTGCGCATGGGCGCGGCCGACTACCTCGTCAAGCCGGTCAACTTCCAGCGCCTGAAATCCATCCTGGCACGCATTCCGCGCCCGGGCGACCTCAAGGCCGAGATCGGCAACCTGCGCGGCGAGCTGCGGCGGTTGGGCCTGTTCGGCCAGATGCTCGGCAATTCGTCGGCGATGCAGACGCTGTACGACCAGGTCAGCCGCGTGGCGCCGACCGAAGCCACCGTCCTGCTGATCGGCGAATCGGGCACGGGCAAGGAACTGGCCGCGCAGACCATTCACGACCTGAGCCTGCGGCGCAAGCAGCCCTTCCTGCCGGTCAACTGCGGCGCCATCTCGCCCAACCTGATCGAATCGGAGATGTTCGGCCACGAGCGCGGCAGCTTCACCGGCGCCGACCGCCAGCACAAGGGCTACTTCGAGCGCGCCAACGGCGGCACGCTGTTTCTCGACGAGATCACCGAGATGCCGGTCGAGCTGCAGGTCAAGCTGCTGCGCGTGCTGGAGACCGGCGTGTTCATGCGCGTGGGCACCAACCGTGAGATCGATACCGACGTGCGCGTGATCGCCGCCACCAACCGCGATCCCGAAGAGGCCGTCGCCGACGGCAAGCTGCGTGCCGATCTGTACCACCGGCTCAATGTGTTTCCGCTGCAGTTGCCCCCGCTGCGCGAGCGCGGCAAGGATGTCGAATTGCTGGCGCAGCACTTCCTGGACCAGCTCAACGCGCATAACAACACCAAGAAGACCTTCCTGCCGCAGGCGATGGATACGCTGCGCGCCTACAACTGGCCCGGCAATGTGCGCGAGCTGCGTAACTATGTGCAGCGCGCCTACATCATGTCCGACGACACCGGCATCAGCACCGAGGCGGTGCCGCTGCAGGTGTCCACCACGCAGGCGTCGTCCGGGTCCACGCTGACGATCCCGGTCGGCACGTCGCTGGCGAGCGCCGACAAGAAGATCATCCTGGCGACGCTGGAGCAATGCGGCGGCGTGAAGAAGCGTGCCGCCGAACTGCTCGGCATCAGCCTCAAGACGCTGTACAACCGTCTGGAGGAATATGGCAACAGCAACAGCAACAGCAACAGCAACAGCAACAGCAACAGCAACAGCAACAGCAACAGCAACAGCAACAGCAACAGCAACAGCGAGGGTGAGAACGGCAAGGCGCAGACCACGGAAGCCTGA
- a CDS encoding DUF1328 domain-containing protein: MLRYAVIFFIIALAAALFGFGGIAAEAASIAKILFMIFVVLFVVSLIWGLVAGRG; the protein is encoded by the coding sequence ATGCTGCGCTACGCCGTCATCTTCTTCATCATCGCCCTGGCCGCGGCGCTGTTCGGGTTTGGCGGCATCGCTGCCGAGGCGGCCAGCATCGCCAAGATCCTGTTCATGATCTTCGTGGTGCTCTTCGTCGTCAGCCTGATCTGGGGCCTGGTGGCGGGGCGCGGATGA